The following is a genomic window from Eubalaena glacialis isolate mEubGla1 chromosome 18, mEubGla1.1.hap2.+ XY, whole genome shotgun sequence.
TGGGGGTCTGGGGCTCCTGGGGTCTTGGCCCCTGAGCAGGCTGGGGTTTATTCTGTGGGTCTCTggaccccgcccccgccccgcaggGCAGTGGAAGGTGATGGGAGCGGGGGGGTTGGGGGCATCCGGGCAGGACATGTCCCTCAGCCTCAGCGGTCCTGCTTGCCCACAGCCTCTCGCGGGGGTCACTGGGGGGCCTGGATGCCCTCGTCCATCTCGGCCTTCGAGGGCACGTGTGTCTCCATCCCCTGCCGCTTCGACTTCCCCGACGAGCTGCGGCCGGCCGTTGTGCACGGCGTCTGGTACTTCAATAGCCCCTACCCGAAAAACTACCCGCCAGTGGTCTTCAAGTCACGCACCCAAGTCGTCCACGAGAGCTTCCAGGGCCGCAGCCGCCTCCTGGGGGACCTGGGCCTGCGCAACTGCACCCTCTTGCTCAGCAACCTCAGCCCCGAGCTGGGCGGCAAGTACTACTTCCGCGGGGACCTGGGGGGCTACAACCAGTACACCTTCTCCGAGCACAGCGTCCTGGACATCATCAGTGAGTTCCCAGGGGCTGTGCAGATGCCGTGGGGCTGGGGccatgcagggggtgcagggggAGCAGGAAGTCCTCCTGGCACCTTTCCAGGGAGGTCTAGCTGGCAGGACCAGGGACTTGTTGGTttggctgggggggaggggtgcaaaCCCCCCTGCCCACACGGACCAGGCAGATGACCAAAACGGGCAAACAGGGCTCTCAGAGGAAAGCAGTGCTCTtactcttccagaaacacctggGGTAAAGGCAGGGGGCCCCGGGTTGGGGTCAGGCCTCTGGATTCCTATGTTAGCTGGGCTACtgagggcaagttacttaacttctctgggccttgttttcctcttctgtaaaatggggataagaacagCACTCAAAGTTCAATGAGGGAATAGTTGTCAAGTGGGCaaagcagtgtctggcacatggcgCCCAGCTCTATCTAAATGGTGCTGGGTGAGAATGCAGGGTCATTGCTGTCAAGCATTCTGAGTTTTccgtttgtgtgtttgtttgttttgttttgtttttggctgtgctacacggcatgcgggatcctagttccctgaccagggactgaacccgtgtcccctgcagtggaagcgcagagtcctaaccactgaaacaccagggaattcccaaattttTCAAAGGGAACTGtgtatttttctatgttttttcaaCATCAGCTGCTGattcagatattttttttaaaaataccctaaATTTAGGTCAAATAAAGTGCAGCTCTGGGCCAGTTTTGGCAATTAGAGTAGGGTCTACTGCCTCATTTCTGAGAGGCCCTGAGAGGCATGGAACCCTCAGACTCAGGTTTGCCATCAGCTCTGAGTCTATATGAGGAGCCAGATTACAGCCCTGATACAGAAACAGAGCCCCCCCTTTCCGCCGCCAGGCACAGCCAAATAGCTCCaggacacaccacacacacacacacacacacacacacgcacgcacgtggAAGGTAAACCAAAGCAAACATGGGAAGGAGAGAGGTTTCTTGAGGAATATAATGTAGTGTCCAGAGCACAGATGGTGAAGCCAGAGTGACAGGGATTGAAGCTCAGTTTTACCCAATGCTAGctgtggcctcagtttcctcatctgcaaaatgagcaaaataaCATTACCCACTTTCTACTTTCGGCATGGCTGGAAGGACTGGCAAGTTACATACAGTAAAGTACTCAGACCACTATATTGTTGTTTCCGTTATTATTACATCTGCGGTTGGATCTGCGGAGGGCTTCTGGGTGAAGGGTACCCAGGAGGAGAGAAGGTTGTAGGGAATTCTGCATCCAAGGATGGGGAGGGGACTGGGTACCAGGACTGGAGTCGGACAATGTGGGGGTCCGATGCTGCTTCCTTCACCCTCCATCTCCCCGTCTCACTTAGACACCCCCAACATCATGGTCCCCCCAGAGGTGGTGGCAGGCACAGAAGTGGAGGTCAGCTGCATGGTGCCTGACAACTGCCCCGAGCTGCACCCAGAGCTGAGCTGGCTGGGCCACGAGGGGCTCGGGGAGCCGGCTGTGCTGGGGCGGCTCCGCGAGGACGAGGGCACCTGGGTGCAGGTGTCGCTGCTGCACttcgtgcccaccagggaggccaaCGGCTACCGGCTGGGCTGCCAGGCCTCCTTCCCCAACACCACCCTGCAATTCGAGGGCTACGCCAGCCTGGACGTCAAGTGTGAGCCTGGGTGCgggccgggggggtggggggcgggccgggggcggggtcTGCGGCACGTGCCCGCTGACGTCCTGTGTCTCCGGCGCCGCAGACCCCCCGGTGATTGTGGAAATGAACTCCTCGGTGGAGGCCATCGAGAGCTCCCACGTCAGCCTGCTCTGTGGGGCCGACAGCAACCCGCCGCCGCTGCTGACCTGGATGCGGGACGGCACGGTGCTCCGGGAGGCGGTGACCGAGAGCCTGTCCCTGGAGCTGGACGAGGTGACGCCCGCGGAGGACGGCATCTACGCCTGCCTGGCCGAGAACGCTTATGGCCAGGACAACCGCACCGTGGGGCTCAGCGTCATGTGTGAGTCGCCGCCCCCGCCCGGGGCGGAGCTGGGGGCCCAGTGGGGGGCGGTCGGGACCATGCCCGCGgttgagatggagatggagaggaagTTGCAGGTTAGGGTGAGTTCCTTCATTTTTCCCACGAGTATCTGGTGAACACCTACTCTGCAGCACTCTCCTCGCTAGGACAAGATGGGAAGAGACAGAGGCAATCCCTGCCACCCAGGAAAGCCTGTTAAATTCAGTTTCCTGCGGGTAGAGCTGGGCCTGGCCCCGggagtctgcattttaaaatgagcCCCATTGCAGTTCTGATGGGAGGGCTGAGGAGAACCCAGGCCTCACCCAGCCCCTGAACATTATGGGGCCCCAGGGAGAGGGGGCCCGTCAGACAGGATTCTTAACTAGGAACCAAGGagaggtcattcattcattcattcattcacaaatatttattgaggcaaAGTGCCCAGGGCTGGGGATAATAAAAATGACAGCACCGGCCAACATTTACTCAGCAGTTTCTGAGTGCCTCCCACAAATACTCTTTCCCTGGGGCCTCCGCACGGCTGGCTCCTACTCACCTCCTTCTAGTCTCACTTGAGCCCTCCCTCACCATCCTAGTTAAAACTGTAACTACCCCGATTTCCCATCCCACCTTTATTTTTCTGCAAAGCACTTATCCCCATCTTGCCAACTATATGTTTGATTTCCTTATATAGCATCTGTCCACGTGGGCAGGGATCTTCATCTCCCTTGTTCAGGCTAAAACAGTGCTTGTCACAGTTGGTTCTCAGTGACCCCTATGAGGTTGGGAATATTATCAagcccattttccagataagaaaaaTGGGGCCCAGAGGGGTTTAGACATGGGTCCACACACAGCTGGGAAAGGGTAGAGCCGGGATTCAAACACAAGCACTATAGCTGCAGAGACCCTGTCTTTGTAAACGAGACAGCCAGGCCTGGGGTTACCTGAGCCATCCTGAGCTGGTGTGCCCTGACTGGGGTGTCGGGGGTCACATTTGGGGGAAGGAGCTTCTGACCATCGGCCCCCTGTCCTGCCCCCCAGATGCACCCTGGAAGCCGACGGTGAACGGGACAGTGGTGGCCGTGGAGGGGGAGACAGTCTCCATCTTGTGCTCCACACAGAGCAACCCGGATCCTATTCTTACCATCTTCAAGGAGAAGCATATTTTGGCCACGGTCATCTATGAGAGCGAGCTGCAGCTGGAGCTCCCTGCCGTCATGCCTGAGGATGATGGAGAGTACTGGTGCGTGGCCGAGAACCAGTACGGTCAGAGGGCCACCGCCTTCAACCTATCCGTGGAGTGTGAGTACTCCCCTGCATCCGCTCCCCCTGCTGAGGGCAGCCGGGCTTGAttcctgcccacccacccctgcGGTGGATGGCTCAATGGGGGGCAGCTGGGCTTGAttcctgcccacccacccctgtGGTAGGCGGCTCAGTGGGGGATACCCAGGTTACCGGGAGGTACCCACGCATCCCAACCAGGGGTCAGCTTTGCTCCAGCAGATGAGgatgaggaagggagggaagcggAATCCATAGCAAGAGAATAAAAGtcccacctgaaaaaaaaaaaaaaaaaaagtcccacctGAGAATACAGTATCCCCACATCCTGGTGTGGGCTTTTGACCAAGGAGATTTCTGAATCCTGTGGCCACAGCCCCTTTGCGTTAACTAAAAGAATAACCACGACCTCTAACCCTTGTGGAGCATCGCTAGGCACCAGGCACTGTTGAAAGCTCTGTACAGGGACCCACTCTTTCGTTTTTGTTACATCCAATGAGGGAGGTTCTCTTACTGTCTCCAGtttccagagaaggaaactgaggccctgagaggttatgtcacttgcccaaagtcacaaagccagAAAATGGCAGAACTGAGATTCAAATACAGTGGTCTGGTTCCACTCTTCTGTACTGCCCATTGACCTCATCCTACGTTATGACATCAGAATACATTGATCAAGCGGTTGTTATGTGCACGGGCTGTGTGGCtcagtgggaggtgggggggggtagGACCAAGAGGACACCAAGCGTATTAACAGATAATAGTACAGCCAGAGAGATGAGACGGATGCATATAAAAAGCTAACTGTCTTGGGAATGAGGCCCATTGTTCCACTGCCAACCAGAGCCCTTCCCAACCTTCTATGGACATCACCAccaacaccccacccccaccccagccatcaCTCGGGTC
Proteins encoded in this region:
- the MAG gene encoding myelin-associated glycoprotein isoform X1, whose amino-acid sequence is MIFLTALPLFWIMISASRGGHWGAWMPSSISAFEGTCVSIPCRFDFPDELRPAVVHGVWYFNSPYPKNYPPVVFKSRTQVVHESFQGRSRLLGDLGLRNCTLLLSNLSPELGGKYYFRGDLGGYNQYTFSEHSVLDIINTPNIMVPPEVVAGTEVEVSCMVPDNCPELHPELSWLGHEGLGEPAVLGRLREDEGTWVQVSLLHFVPTREANGYRLGCQASFPNTTLQFEGYASLDVKYPPVIVEMNSSVEAIESSHVSLLCGADSNPPPLLTWMRDGTVLREAVTESLSLELDEVTPAEDGIYACLAENAYGQDNRTVGLSVMYAPWKPTVNGTVVAVEGETVSILCSTQSNPDPILTIFKEKHILATVIYESELQLELPAVMPEDDGEYWCVAENQYGQRATAFNLSVEFAPVILLESHCAAARDTVQCLCVVKANPEPSVAFELPSRNVTVNETEREFVYSERSGLLLTSILTLRGQAQAPPRVICTSHNLYGTKSLELPFQGTHRLMWAKIGPVGAVVAFAILIAIVCYITQTRRKKNVTESPSFSAGDDPPVLFSSDFRISGVPEKYESERRLGSERRLLGLRGEPPELDLSYSHSDLGKQPTKDSYTLTEELAEYAEIRVK
- the MAG gene encoding myelin-associated glycoprotein isoform X2, with translation MIFLTALPLFWIMISASRGGHWGAWMPSSISAFEGTCVSIPCRFDFPDELRPAVVHGVWYFNSPYPKNYPPVVFKSRTQVVHESFQGRSRLLGDLGLRNCTLLLSNLSPELGGKYYFRGDLGGYNQYTFSEHSVLDIINTPNIMVPPEVVAGTEVEVSCMVPDNCPELHPELSWLGHEGLGEPAVLGRLREDEGTWVQVSLLHFVPTREANGYRLGCQASFPNTTLQFEGYASLDVKYPPVIVEMNSSVEAIESSHVSLLCGADSNPPPLLTWMRDGTVLREAVTESLSLELDEVTPAEDGIYACLAENAYGQDNRTVGLSVMYAPWKPTVNGTVVAVEGETVSILCSTQSNPDPILTIFKEKHILATVIYESELQLELPAVMPEDDGEYWCVAENQYGQRATAFNLSVEFAPVILLESHCAAARDTVQCLCVVKANPEPSVAFELPSRNVTVNETEREFVYSERSGLLLTSILTLRGQAQAPPRVICTSHNLYGTKSLELPFQGTHRLMWAKIGPVGAVVAFAILIAIVCYITQTRRKKNVTESPSFSAGDDPPVLFSSDFRISGVPEKYESRELSTLE